A single genomic interval of Ramlibacter pinisoli harbors:
- a CDS encoding MFS transporter, which translates to MAHSPAVAGAADARSGFLTLFSAVMLPMFLAAVDQTLLAAATPRIARDLGGLSDTSWIAVGYLLAATIAAPLYGRMGDRYGRRNVLLVALAVFVAGSLACGMARDMHFLIGARVLQGLGGGGLMVLSQSLIGELVPPSERPRYQGYFAAVFTVSSVGGPVIGGFVVNHGDWRWLFLVNLPLGLVAAWRVASLPRPARSAVRDAPYDPMGVVLFATCAASALLWLSLVGHRFPLLSAVSAGLLALAAGSGALLAYQQRRHPFPFLPLDVLRVPGVGWVCLSVMGFSGSMFALVFLLPIYLQVGQNTSATGAGLQLLPLTIGMVVGSTLNARFSSRSQRSGVLPPWGLGTAAVALFGLAVLPPSHLGISVAAALCGMGFGTVMPSAQIAVQVLGGRERLGAASALLSITRSTGAAVGTAAFGGLAFALLNLRAGGGEGATVRLDGLDPGQVTHAFHIVFGVVALYAAAGAFFASRAPRMDLAGRTPAAPSAD; encoded by the coding sequence ATGGCCCATTCCCCTGCCGTCGCCGGTGCCGCCGACGCCCGCTCCGGTTTCCTGACGTTGTTCAGCGCGGTCATGCTGCCCATGTTCCTGGCCGCGGTCGACCAGACGCTGCTGGCGGCGGCGACCCCCCGCATCGCACGCGACCTCGGTGGCCTGTCCGACACCTCCTGGATCGCGGTCGGCTACCTGCTGGCCGCCACCATCGCCGCACCGCTCTACGGCCGGATGGGCGACCGCTACGGGCGCCGCAACGTCCTGCTGGTGGCGCTGGCCGTGTTCGTTGCCGGGTCGCTCGCCTGTGGCATGGCGCGCGACATGCATTTCCTGATCGGCGCCCGCGTGCTGCAGGGGCTGGGCGGCGGCGGCCTCATGGTGCTGTCGCAGTCCCTCATCGGTGAACTGGTGCCGCCATCGGAGCGGCCGCGCTACCAGGGCTATTTCGCGGCCGTGTTCACGGTCTCCAGCGTGGGCGGCCCGGTTATCGGCGGCTTCGTCGTCAACCACGGCGACTGGCGCTGGCTGTTCCTGGTCAACCTGCCGCTGGGCCTGGTGGCCGCCTGGCGGGTGGCATCGCTGCCGCGGCCGGCACGCTCGGCCGTGCGAGACGCGCCGTACGACCCGATGGGCGTGGTGCTGTTCGCGACCTGTGCCGCCAGTGCGCTGCTCTGGCTGAGCCTGGTGGGGCACCGCTTCCCGCTGCTGTCGGCGGTGAGCGCAGGCCTGCTCGCGCTGGCGGCCGGCAGCGGCGCGCTGCTTGCATACCAGCAGCGCCGGCACCCGTTTCCCTTCCTGCCCCTGGACGTGCTGCGGGTGCCGGGCGTCGGCTGGGTCTGCCTGTCGGTCATGGGGTTCTCGGGCTCGATGTTCGCGCTGGTGTTCCTGCTGCCGATCTACCTGCAGGTGGGACAGAACACCAGCGCCACCGGCGCCGGCCTGCAGCTGCTGCCCCTGACCATCGGCATGGTGGTGGGCTCGACGCTCAACGCCCGCTTCAGCAGCCGCAGCCAGCGCAGCGGTGTGCTGCCGCCCTGGGGGCTGGGCACCGCCGCCGTGGCCTTGTTCGGGCTGGCCGTGCTGCCGCCGTCGCACCTGGGCATCTCGGTCGCCGCGGCGCTGTGCGGGATGGGCTTCGGCACCGTGATGCCGAGTGCGCAGATCGCCGTCCAGGTCCTGGGCGGCCGGGAACGGCTGGGCGCCGCATCCGCCCTGTTGTCGATCACCCGGTCGACCGGCGCGGCCGTCGGCACCGCGGCCTTCGGTGGCCTGGCCTTCGCGTTGCTGAACCTGCGCGCCGGCGGCGGCGAAGGGGCCACGGTGCGACTGGACGGCCTGGATCCGGGGCAGGTGACCCATGCCTTCCACATCGTGTTCGGCGTCGTGGCCCTGTATGCCGCGGCCGGCGCGTTCTTCGCCAGCCGGGCCCCGCGCATGGACCTGGCCGGCCGCACGCCGGCCGCCCCCTCAGCCGACTGA
- a CDS encoding class I SAM-dependent methyltransferase has translation MSTILERLGATTTGAPRQATCRFCGSALHHTFTDLGMSPPCESFIAAEQLNQMEPFYPLHVHVCDQCFLVQLEEYVSPQAIFTEYAYFSSYSTSWLAHAKAYTDKMVERFGLGAGSLAVELASNDGYLLQYFVEKGIPVLGVEPAANVAREAVKKGIPTLVRFFGRELAAEMVRGGTRADLVLGNNVFAHVPDIRSFADGMRLLLKPRGVVTLEFPHLMRLMEGNQFDTIYHEHFSYLSFTTAMRILAKSGLAVFDVEELPTHGGSLRVYAQLADSGPHPVGERVRELARREELAGFARMETYRAFDEQVKATKRRILAFLIDAKRDGKTIVGYGAPGKGNTLLNYCGIRSDFLDYTVDRNPYKHGKFLPGTHIPIFAPEKIRETRPDYVFILPWNLKDEIREQLSYIREWGGRCVVPIPDVEILG, from the coding sequence ATGTCGACGATTCTGGAACGGCTCGGCGCCACCACCACGGGTGCGCCCCGCCAGGCAACATGCCGGTTCTGCGGCTCCGCGCTGCACCACACCTTCACCGACCTGGGCATGTCGCCGCCCTGCGAGAGCTTCATCGCCGCAGAGCAGCTCAACCAGATGGAGCCGTTCTATCCGCTGCACGTCCACGTGTGCGACCAGTGCTTCCTGGTGCAGCTGGAGGAATACGTCAGCCCGCAGGCCATCTTCACCGAATACGCCTACTTCTCCTCCTACTCCACCAGCTGGCTGGCCCACGCGAAGGCCTACACCGACAAGATGGTCGAGCGCTTCGGTCTCGGCGCCGGCAGCCTCGCCGTCGAACTGGCCAGCAACGACGGCTACCTGCTGCAGTATTTCGTCGAGAAGGGCATTCCCGTGCTGGGCGTCGAACCGGCTGCCAACGTCGCGCGGGAAGCCGTGAAGAAGGGCATCCCGACCCTGGTGCGGTTCTTCGGCCGGGAACTGGCGGCCGAGATGGTGCGCGGCGGCACCCGCGCCGACCTCGTCCTGGGCAACAACGTCTTCGCCCACGTGCCGGACATCCGCAGCTTCGCCGACGGCATGCGGCTGCTGCTCAAGCCGCGGGGCGTGGTCACGCTGGAGTTCCCCCACCTCATGCGCCTGATGGAAGGCAACCAGTTCGACACGATCTACCACGAGCACTTCTCCTACCTGTCGTTCACCACGGCGATGAGGATCCTGGCCAAGTCCGGCCTCGCGGTGTTCGATGTCGAGGAGCTGCCCACCCATGGCGGCTCCCTGCGCGTCTATGCGCAGCTGGCAGACAGCGGCCCGCACCCCGTCGGCGAGCGGGTGCGGGAGCTGGCCCGGCGCGAGGAACTGGCGGGATTCGCGCGCATGGAGACCTACCGCGCGTTCGACGAGCAGGTGAAGGCGACCAAGCGCCGCATCCTGGCGTTCCTGATCGACGCCAAGCGCGACGGCAAGACCATCGTCGGCTACGGCGCGCCCGGCAAGGGCAACACCCTGCTGAACTACTGCGGCATCCGCAGCGATTTCCTGGACTACACCGTCGACCGCAACCCCTACAAGCACGGGAAGTTCCTGCCCGGCACCCACATCCCGATCTTCGCCCCGGAGAAGATCCGCGAGACCCGGCCCGACTACGTCTTCATCCTGCCGTGGAACCTGAAGGACGAGATCCGGGAGCAGCTGTCGTACATCCGCGAGTGGGGAGGCCGCTGCGTGGTGCCGATCCCGGACGTGGAGATCCTTGGGTGA
- a CDS encoding SDR family oxidoreductase, giving the protein MNPLQDRTALVTGASSGVGRAIALALAAHGADLSLVGRRPGALEAVAQQARTSGGRARCYQADLASEQDLGSLLDTLRRDLPSLDILVHSAGVIRHGSFATASADQFDHHYRTNVRAPYALTQVLLPALLAARGQVVFVNSSAGLSAGANVGQYAATKHALRAMADSLRAEVNPGGVRVLSLYLGRTATAMQEELHGVEGKPYRPELLIQPADVAAAALHALQAPRNVEITEICMRPMVKQA; this is encoded by the coding sequence ATGAACCCGCTGCAGGATCGCACTGCCCTCGTCACCGGCGCCAGCAGCGGCGTCGGCAGGGCGATCGCGCTGGCGCTCGCGGCGCACGGCGCCGACCTGTCCCTGGTGGGCCGGCGCCCCGGGGCGCTGGAGGCGGTCGCGCAGCAGGCCCGCACAAGCGGTGGCCGCGCCCGCTGCTACCAGGCCGACCTGGCCTCGGAACAGGACCTCGGGTCGCTGCTGGACACGCTGCGCAGGGACCTTCCCTCGCTCGACATCCTGGTCCATTCGGCCGGTGTCATCCGACACGGGTCGTTCGCGACGGCCAGCGCCGACCAGTTCGACCACCACTACCGGACCAACGTGCGTGCACCCTACGCACTCACCCAGGTTCTCCTGCCCGCCCTCCTGGCTGCGCGAGGCCAGGTCGTGTTCGTGAACTCCTCCGCCGGGCTCTCGGCCGGAGCCAACGTGGGCCAGTACGCTGCCACCAAGCATGCGTTGCGGGCGATGGCCGACAGCTTGCGTGCGGAAGTGAACCCTGGCGGCGTGCGCGTCCTCAGCCTCTATCTGGGCCGCACCGCGACGGCGATGCAGGAGGAACTGCATGGCGTGGAAGGCAAACCCTACCGCCCGGAGCTGCTGATTCAACCGGCCGACGTCGCGGCGGCCGCGTTGCACGCGTTGCAGGCGCCGCGCAACGTGGAGATCACCGAGATCTGCATGCGGCCCATGGTGAAGCAGGCATGA
- a CDS encoding NAD-dependent epimerase/dehydratase family protein, with protein MKLLVTGVEGYIGCLLAPLLQARGHDIVGFDTGYYRDGWLFSDRTLVPHFPRTVNGDIRQLPPELLQGVDAVVHLAELSNDPLGENVPELTFEINHRASVRLAELARAAGVKRFVYTSSCSVYGVADGAEPMTERSPVNPQTAYARCKTLVERDVAALATPAFSPTFLRNATAYGASPRMRFDIVLNNLCGIAATTGKIAMTSDGTPWRPLVHVLDICEAIACALEAPQDAVHGEVFNVGHDADNYQVREIAEIVAGVYPGCELTFGPSGGDNRSYRVDFAKIHRQLPGFRCTWDARKGARQLHDVFTRIGLDAAGFAANPFTRLKQLKYLSASEQIDDRFYWRY; from the coding sequence ATGAAATTGCTGGTCACCGGGGTGGAGGGCTACATCGGCTGCCTGCTGGCGCCGCTGCTGCAGGCGCGCGGGCACGACATCGTCGGATTCGACACCGGGTACTACCGCGACGGATGGCTGTTCAGCGACCGCACCCTGGTTCCGCACTTTCCGCGCACGGTCAACGGCGACATCCGCCAGCTTCCGCCCGAGTTGCTGCAGGGCGTCGACGCCGTCGTGCACCTGGCCGAGCTGTCCAACGACCCGCTGGGCGAGAACGTTCCCGAACTCACGTTCGAGATCAACCACCGCGCGTCGGTGCGCCTGGCCGAGCTGGCAAGGGCGGCCGGCGTGAAGCGCTTCGTCTACACCTCCTCCTGCAGTGTCTACGGCGTGGCCGACGGGGCCGAGCCGATGACCGAGCGCTCGCCGGTCAACCCGCAGACCGCCTATGCCCGGTGCAAGACGCTGGTCGAGCGCGATGTCGCCGCCCTGGCGACGCCCGCGTTCTCGCCGACCTTCCTGCGCAATGCCACGGCCTACGGCGCCTCGCCGCGGATGCGGTTCGACATCGTGCTGAACAACCTGTGCGGGATCGCTGCCACCACCGGCAAGATCGCGATGACCAGCGACGGCACGCCGTGGCGGCCGCTGGTGCACGTGCTGGACATCTGCGAGGCGATCGCCTGCGCGCTGGAGGCACCCCAGGACGCGGTGCACGGCGAGGTCTTCAACGTCGGCCACGACGCCGACAACTACCAGGTACGCGAGATCGCGGAGATCGTGGCCGGCGTCTATCCGGGCTGCGAGCTGACCTTCGGCCCGAGCGGCGGCGACAACCGCAGCTACCGCGTCGATTTCGCCAAGATCCACCGGCAACTGCCCGGCTTCCGCTGCACCTGGGATGCGCGCAAGGGCGCACGCCAGCTGCACGACGTGTTCACCCGCATCGGACTGGATGCGGCCGGCTTCGCGGCCAACCCGTTCACCCGGCTCAAGCAACTGAAATACCTCAGCGCGTCGGAGCAGATCGACGACCGCTTCTACTGGCGCTACTAG
- a CDS encoding aromatic ring-hydroxylating oxygenase subunit alpha yields MLTTRQNVLRRFWYALMPMSFLDQGPRPFRLMGEDIVLWKQADGTPAAVRDRCCHRTAKLSKGFVENGNLVCGYHGWTYDCTGACVRIPQQPDLQIPAGARVPAYRAQEKYGYVWVALEDPLQPIPHFPEDGAPGFRRIFQFYEEWKTAPLRMMENSFDNSHFSYVHKANFGILENPKPAPYSFEETDYGFEAITTVPIRNPQQSHRITGTTDPITDRHLVNRYYLPFARRFGCTYPASGRAHIIYNCATPIDDDRIMLVQWLYRNDTEAECSTQELIDWDAQITAEDKDILEATDPDACVDTSRRAEFHMASDKPGLVIRKQLLALLRAHGEEEVYRGSAPVSRTIPITSA; encoded by the coding sequence ATGCTGACCACGCGACAAAACGTCCTGCGCCGCTTCTGGTACGCGCTCATGCCCATGTCGTTCCTCGACCAGGGCCCCCGCCCCTTCCGGCTGATGGGCGAGGACATCGTGCTCTGGAAGCAGGCCGACGGCACGCCGGCGGCCGTGCGCGACCGCTGCTGCCATCGCACCGCGAAGCTCTCGAAAGGCTTCGTCGAGAACGGCAACCTCGTCTGCGGCTACCACGGCTGGACCTACGACTGCACCGGCGCCTGCGTGCGCATTCCCCAGCAGCCCGACCTGCAGATCCCGGCCGGCGCCCGGGTGCCGGCCTATCGGGCCCAGGAGAAATACGGCTACGTGTGGGTGGCGCTCGAGGACCCGCTGCAGCCCATCCCGCACTTCCCGGAGGACGGCGCGCCCGGTTTCCGGCGGATCTTCCAGTTCTACGAGGAATGGAAGACCGCGCCGCTGCGCATGATGGAGAACTCGTTCGACAACTCGCACTTCTCGTACGTGCACAAGGCGAACTTCGGCATCCTCGAGAACCCCAAGCCGGCGCCCTACAGCTTCGAGGAGACCGACTACGGCTTCGAGGCCATCACCACGGTGCCGATCCGCAATCCGCAGCAGAGCCATCGCATCACGGGCACCACGGACCCGATCACCGACCGGCACCTGGTCAACCGCTACTACCTGCCCTTCGCGCGCCGCTTCGGCTGCACCTACCCGGCCAGCGGCCGCGCGCACATCATCTACAACTGCGCGACGCCCATCGACGACGACCGCATCATGCTGGTGCAGTGGCTGTACCGGAACGACACCGAGGCCGAGTGCAGCACGCAGGAGCTGATCGACTGGGATGCGCAGATCACGGCCGAGGACAAGGACATCCTGGAGGCGACCGACCCGGACGCCTGTGTGGACACCAGCCGCCGGGCCGAGTTCCACATGGCGTCCGACAAGCCGGGCCTCGTCATCCGCAAGCAGCTGCTCGCGCTGCTGCGCGCCCATGGCGAGGAGGAGGTCTACCGTGGCTCGGCGCCGGTGTCGCGCACGATCCCCATCACGTCGGCATGA
- the rfbC gene encoding dTDP-4-dehydrorhamnose 3,5-epimerase, producing MIFTATELPGATVVDLEPRRDERGQFARTWCEREFAAHGLPSRMVQGSVSVNHQAGTLRGMHFQGAPHQEDKLVRCLRGAVWDAIVDLRPESPTYCRWIGVELTESNGRMLLVPKGFAHGFITLTDDAVVSYQMSAFYEPTAERGARHDDPAFDIRWPQPVRQISDKDRSWPDFIPEPGRSPGALERMHP from the coding sequence ATGATCTTCACGGCGACGGAGCTGCCCGGGGCCACGGTTGTCGACCTCGAGCCGCGCCGGGATGAGCGTGGGCAATTCGCCCGGACCTGGTGCGAGCGGGAGTTCGCCGCCCACGGCCTGCCGTCGCGCATGGTGCAGGGCAGCGTCTCGGTCAACCACCAGGCCGGCACCCTGCGTGGCATGCATTTCCAGGGCGCACCGCACCAGGAAGACAAGCTCGTGCGCTGCCTGCGGGGCGCCGTCTGGGACGCCATCGTCGACCTGCGCCCGGAATCGCCCACCTATTGCCGCTGGATCGGCGTGGAACTGACCGAATCGAACGGCCGCATGCTGCTGGTGCCCAAGGGATTCGCCCACGGCTTCATCACGCTCACCGACGACGCCGTGGTCAGCTACCAGATGTCGGCCTTCTACGAGCCGACGGCCGAGCGCGGCGCGCGCCACGACGACCCCGCCTTCGACATCCGCTGGCCGCAGCCGGTGCGGCAGATCTCCGACAAGGACCGGTCCTGGCCGGACTTCATTCCCGAGCCGGGCCGGTCGCCCGGCGCGCTCGAAAGGATGCATCCATGA
- a CDS encoding aromatic ring-hydroxylating oxygenase subunit alpha produces MLVTRQPVLRRFWYAVMPMDRLDAGPQPFTLLGEPIVLWKKADGSPAAVRDRCCHRTAKLSRGFVEGDHIVCGYHGWTYDCSGACVRIPQQPDLQIPAGARVPAYHCAQKFGYAWVALEDPLVPLPDTPEENDPAFRRIHQMDETWNTGALRMMENSFDTAHFAFVHKGTFGQGDQPKPRFFELRETDYGFEAEAIVPINNPPASHRITGSTEPTTTRHFHNQWHLPFLRRLGLAYPNGLLHNLYTAATPIDDHRIRLIQWLYRNDSEADCSAEELNAWDRRVVEEDRVILESVDADAPVDVGRRDEQSMLSDRPGMIMRRRLLELLHAHGETEVHGWPSAAPSPERETAPC; encoded by the coding sequence ATGCTCGTCACCCGACAACCCGTCCTGCGGCGCTTCTGGTACGCCGTGATGCCGATGGACCGGCTCGATGCCGGACCGCAACCCTTCACCCTGCTGGGCGAGCCCATCGTCCTGTGGAAGAAGGCCGACGGCTCGCCCGCCGCCGTGCGCGACCGCTGCTGCCACCGCACCGCGAAGCTCTCCAGGGGCTTCGTCGAGGGCGACCACATCGTCTGCGGCTACCACGGCTGGACCTACGACTGCAGCGGCGCCTGCGTGCGCATCCCGCAGCAGCCCGACCTGCAGATCCCGGCCGGTGCCCGGGTGCCGGCCTACCACTGCGCGCAGAAGTTCGGCTACGCCTGGGTCGCCCTCGAGGACCCGCTGGTGCCCCTGCCCGACACCCCCGAGGAGAACGACCCGGCCTTCCGCCGCATCCACCAGATGGACGAAACCTGGAACACCGGTGCGCTGCGCATGATGGAGAACTCGTTCGACACGGCGCACTTCGCCTTCGTGCACAAGGGCACCTTCGGCCAGGGCGACCAGCCCAAGCCCAGGTTCTTCGAGCTGCGCGAGACCGACTATGGCTTCGAGGCCGAGGCCATCGTGCCGATCAACAATCCCCCGGCGTCGCACCGCATCACCGGCAGCACCGAGCCCACGACCACGCGCCACTTCCACAACCAGTGGCACCTGCCGTTCCTGCGGCGGCTGGGGCTGGCGTACCCGAACGGCCTGCTGCACAACCTGTACACGGCGGCGACGCCGATCGACGACCACCGGATCCGCCTGATCCAGTGGCTGTACCGCAACGACTCCGAGGCCGACTGCTCCGCCGAGGAACTGAATGCCTGGGACCGCCGGGTGGTCGAGGAGGACCGGGTCATCCTGGAATCGGTCGATGCCGACGCCCCCGTCGACGTCGGCCGCCGCGACGAGCAGAGCATGCTGAGCGACCGGCCCGGAATGATCATGCGCCGCCGGCTCCTGGAACTGCTGCACGCCCACGGCGAAACCGAGGTGCACGGCTGGCCCAGCGCAGCGCCGTCGCCCGAGAGGGAGACAGCCCCATGCTGA
- a CDS encoding amidohydrolase family protein: MSSLLIRNATAILTGLKGGEARHRGPDIRLRDGRIAAMGALAPEPGEAQLDATDCVIYPAWVNTHHHLFQSLLKGDPRGLDATLGPWLQATPWRLRPHMDEAMFRLAARIGLVELALSGCGTVADHNYHYWPGMPYDGSAVLFEEAQALGLRFVLCRGGGTLSRVALADLPPSLQPEPLDTYLADVERLASRWHDPAPDAMHRVVVAPTTPPHAMRPDELRETAAFARARGLRLHSHLSETVAYQDTVHDLHRMKPVQFCQSVDWLGPDVWFAHLVKLDPDEIALLGATGTGIAHCPQSNGRLGSGIAPVRQLEAAGAAVSIGVDGAASNEAADMLSETHAAWLLQRARAGDAAVARYRGGQGEAQAAAAATVEDVVRWGTAGGAQVLGLDAVGTLQPGQAADLAIYRLDDDPRYFGLHDPAIGPVASGGAAHLHALLVAGQPVVSQGRLPGIDLRDLGQQARREVRRLLASVG; this comes from the coding sequence ATGAGTTCGCTCCTCATTCGCAACGCGACGGCCATCCTCACGGGCCTCAAGGGCGGTGAGGCACGCCACCGCGGCCCGGACATCCGGCTGCGCGACGGCCGGATCGCCGCCATGGGCGCCCTGGCGCCCGAACCCGGCGAGGCCCAGCTCGATGCGACGGACTGCGTCATCTACCCGGCCTGGGTGAACACGCACCACCACCTGTTCCAGTCGCTGCTCAAGGGCGACCCCAGGGGGCTGGATGCCACGCTGGGGCCCTGGCTGCAGGCCACGCCTTGGCGCCTGCGGCCGCACATGGACGAGGCCATGTTCCGCCTGGCCGCCCGCATCGGCCTGGTGGAACTGGCGCTGTCCGGCTGCGGCACGGTCGCCGACCACAACTACCACTACTGGCCCGGCATGCCGTACGACGGCTCGGCGGTGCTGTTCGAGGAGGCGCAGGCGCTGGGCCTGCGCTTCGTGCTGTGCCGCGGCGGCGGCACCCTGTCGCGCGTGGCCCTGGCCGACCTGCCGCCCTCGCTGCAGCCGGAGCCGCTCGACACCTACCTGGCCGACGTCGAGCGCCTCGCGTCACGCTGGCACGATCCTGCGCCCGATGCCATGCACCGCGTCGTGGTCGCACCGACGACACCGCCGCACGCGATGCGCCCGGACGAACTGCGTGAGACGGCCGCCTTCGCCCGGGCACGCGGGCTGCGCCTGCACTCGCACCTGTCCGAGACCGTGGCCTACCAGGACACGGTGCACGACCTGCACCGCATGAAACCGGTGCAGTTCTGTCAGTCGGTCGACTGGCTGGGCCCGGACGTCTGGTTCGCGCACCTGGTCAAGCTCGACCCCGACGAGATCGCGCTGCTCGGCGCCACCGGCACCGGCATCGCCCACTGCCCGCAAAGCAACGGCCGGCTGGGCAGCGGCATCGCGCCCGTGCGCCAGCTCGAGGCGGCCGGCGCGGCGGTGTCCATCGGCGTCGACGGTGCGGCGTCCAACGAGGCGGCGGACATGCTGTCCGAGACGCATGCCGCCTGGCTGCTGCAACGTGCGCGCGCCGGCGATGCCGCCGTCGCCCGCTACCGGGGCGGCCAGGGCGAGGCGCAGGCTGCCGCCGCGGCGACCGTGGAGGACGTGGTGCGCTGGGGCACGGCCGGCGGCGCGCAGGTGCTCGGGCTGGACGCCGTTGGCACCCTCCAGCCGGGCCAGGCGGCCGACCTCGCGATCTACCGGCTGGACGACGATCCGCGCTACTTCGGCCTGCACGATCCCGCGATCGGGCCGGTGGCCAGTGGCGGGGCGGCGCACCTGCACGCCTTGCTGGTGGCCGGGCAGCCTGTCGTCTCGCAGGGCCGCCTGCCCGGCATCGACCTGCGCGACCTCGGGCAGCAGGCGCGGCGCGAAGTCCGGCGTCTGCTGGCGTCAGTCGGCTGA
- a CDS encoding ABC transporter substrate-binding protein, whose protein sequence is MQARSFFTVFALAAAATAVHAQDKVSILTSWYAQAEHGGYYQALATGIYKKYGLDVTVKMGGPQVNSVQLIAAGQADFIMGKDFQTLSAIEQGVPLVTVAALFQKEPQGMVTHPDVNGLGDLKDKTVLLATSGRSSWWPWLKIKYGYKDEQTRPYSFSMQPFFADKSVVQQGFPTSETFIADKAGQKVKFFLFADDGYPPYGNTIVTTQKMAKDKPDVVQRFVKATIEGYKSYLDNPAPGNALIKQENPKMEDDLIAYGVRRMKEINFLGAGDAARMGVGIMTDARWKQTYDLMVTSGQVKPIANWQQAYTTQFVKDLKVMP, encoded by the coding sequence ATGCAGGCCAGATCCTTCTTCACCGTCTTCGCCCTCGCGGCAGCCGCCACGGCGGTCCACGCGCAGGACAAGGTGTCCATCCTCACCTCCTGGTATGCCCAGGCCGAGCACGGCGGCTACTACCAGGCCCTGGCGACCGGCATCTACAAGAAGTACGGCCTGGACGTCACCGTGAAGATGGGCGGGCCGCAGGTCAACTCGGTCCAGCTCATCGCGGCGGGCCAGGCCGACTTCATCATGGGCAAGGACTTCCAGACCCTGTCGGCCATCGAGCAGGGCGTGCCGCTGGTGACCGTCGCGGCGCTGTTCCAGAAAGAGCCACAGGGAATGGTCACGCATCCCGACGTGAACGGCCTGGGCGACCTGAAGGACAAGACCGTTCTGCTGGCCACCAGCGGGCGCAGCAGCTGGTGGCCGTGGCTGAAGATCAAGTACGGCTACAAGGACGAACAGACCCGGCCCTACAGCTTCAGCATGCAGCCGTTCTTCGCCGACAAGTCGGTGGTGCAGCAGGGGTTCCCGACCTCCGAGACCTTCATCGCCGACAAGGCCGGCCAGAAGGTGAAGTTCTTCCTGTTCGCCGACGACGGCTATCCCCCCTACGGCAACACCATCGTCACCACCCAGAAGATGGCCAAGGACAAGCCGGATGTCGTGCAGCGCTTCGTGAAGGCCACCATCGAAGGCTACAAGAGCTACCTGGACAACCCTGCACCCGGCAACGCGCTGATCAAGCAGGAGAACCCCAAGATGGAGGACGACCTGATCGCCTACGGCGTGCGGCGCATGAAGGAGATCAACTTCCTCGGCGCCGGCGACGCTGCCCGGATGGGCGTGGGCATCATGACCGACGCGCGCTGGAAGCAGACCTACGACCTGATGGTCACCAGCGGCCAGGTCAAGCCCATCGCCAACTGGCAGCAGGCGTACACGACGCAGTTCGTCAAGGACCTGAAGGTCATGCCCTGA